A genomic window from Nocardioides rotundus includes:
- a CDS encoding PTS mannitol transporter subunit IICBA: MTTTTETAGSSGTSSRGGARVHVQKFGTFLSNMIMPNIPALIAWGLLTALFIPDGWLPNADLATLVGPTIHYLLPILIAATGGRMVHGDRGAVVGAFAVMGAIAGSDLLIANFNAEALQEWLAAGNAEEDFAELGQVHMFIGAMILGPLAAWVMKRLDALWDGKIRPGFEMLVNMFSAGITAFVMAIFGFWVVAPVVNWIMDVLGNMVELLVDNNLLPLTSLVIEPAKVFFLNNAINHGVLTPLGIAEASEQGKSVLFLLEANPGPGLGLLLAFSVFGSGLAKASAPGAAIIHFFGGIHEIYFPYVLMKPKLIIAMIAGGMTGVFVNVLFDTGLRAPAAPGSIFAIYAQTARDSYLGVTLAVLASAAVTFAIAGFLLKIDKSDEGDLGAATASMEAMKGKKSVASGALVGDTTPAEVGTIKSIVFACDAGMGSSAMGASVLRRKVQDAGFTDVTVVNKAISNLTDDYDLVVSHQDLTDRARQRTGSAVHVSVDNFMGSPKYDEIVDLLEQTNTEGGSAEPAGTAAPAEAEADVDEGSGDVLAAESIVLGGTAGTRDDAITEAGELLVAAGAVEPAYVDAMHEREQSVSTHMGNLLAIPHGTNEAKDSIRRTALSYVHYPDGIDWNGKQAEFVIGVAGAGKDHLKLLAKIAAVFTDSEQVERLRAATTPDEVLAVLDSVRA, translated from the coding sequence ATGACGACCACCACCGAGACCGCCGGATCGAGCGGCACCAGCAGCCGCGGCGGCGCCCGGGTGCACGTGCAGAAGTTCGGCACCTTCCTGTCGAACATGATCATGCCGAACATCCCGGCCCTGATCGCGTGGGGACTGCTCACCGCGCTCTTCATCCCCGACGGCTGGCTGCCGAACGCCGACCTGGCGACGCTGGTCGGGCCGACGATCCACTACCTGCTGCCGATCCTGATCGCGGCGACCGGTGGCCGGATGGTGCACGGCGACCGGGGCGCCGTGGTGGGCGCGTTCGCGGTCATGGGCGCGATCGCCGGCTCGGACCTGCTGATCGCGAACTTCAACGCCGAGGCGCTGCAGGAGTGGCTGGCCGCCGGCAACGCGGAGGAGGACTTCGCTGAGCTCGGCCAGGTGCACATGTTCATCGGCGCGATGATCCTCGGCCCGCTGGCGGCGTGGGTGATGAAGCGGCTGGACGCCCTGTGGGACGGCAAGATCCGGCCCGGCTTCGAGATGCTCGTCAACATGTTCTCGGCCGGCATCACGGCCTTCGTCATGGCGATCTTCGGCTTCTGGGTGGTCGCGCCGGTCGTCAACTGGATCATGGACGTGCTCGGCAACATGGTCGAGCTGCTGGTGGACAACAACCTGCTGCCGCTCACCTCGCTGGTGATCGAGCCCGCCAAGGTCTTCTTCCTCAACAACGCGATCAACCACGGCGTACTCACCCCCCTGGGCATCGCGGAGGCGTCCGAGCAGGGCAAGTCCGTGCTGTTCCTGCTGGAGGCCAACCCCGGCCCCGGCCTGGGTCTGCTGCTCGCGTTCTCGGTCTTCGGCAGTGGTCTGGCCAAGGCCTCGGCGCCCGGTGCGGCGATCATCCACTTCTTCGGCGGCATCCACGAGATCTACTTCCCCTATGTGCTGATGAAGCCGAAGCTGATCATCGCGATGATCGCCGGCGGCATGACCGGCGTGTTCGTCAACGTCCTCTTCGACACCGGCCTGCGGGCCCCTGCCGCCCCGGGCTCGATCTTCGCGATCTACGCCCAGACCGCCCGGGACTCCTACCTCGGCGTGACGCTCGCGGTCCTCGCGTCGGCGGCGGTGACCTTCGCGATCGCCGGGTTCCTGCTGAAGATCGACAAGTCCGACGAGGGCGACCTGGGTGCCGCCACGGCGTCGATGGAGGCGATGAAGGGCAAGAAGTCGGTGGCCTCCGGAGCGCTCGTCGGGGACACCACGCCGGCCGAGGTGGGCACGATCAAGAGCATCGTGTTCGCCTGCGACGCGGGCATGGGCTCCTCGGCGATGGGTGCCTCGGTGCTCCGCCGCAAGGTGCAGGACGCCGGCTTCACCGACGTGACCGTGGTGAACAAGGCGATCTCCAACCTCACCGACGACTACGACCTGGTGGTCTCCCACCAGGACCTCACCGACCGGGCGCGCCAGCGCACCGGGTCCGCCGTCCACGTCTCGGTCGACAACTTCATGGGCAGCCCGAAGTACGACGAGATCGTGGACCTGCTGGAGCAGACCAACACCGAGGGTGGGTCCGCCGAGCCCGCCGGCACCGCCGCTCCGGCCGAGGCTGAGGCCGACGTCGACGAGGGGTCAGGCGACGTGCTGGCCGCCGAGTCGATCGTGCTCGGCGGCACCGCCGGCACCCGGGACGACGCGATCACCGAGGCCGGCGAGCTGCTGGTGGCCGCGGGTGCGGTGGAGCCGGCGTACGTCGACGCCATGCACGAGCGCGAGCAGTCGGTGTCTACGCACATGGGCAACCTGCTGGCGATCCCGCACGGGACGAACGAGGCGAAGGACAGCATCCGTCGTACTGCGCTGTCCTACGTCCACTACCCCGACGGGATCGACTGGAACGGCAAGCAGGCGGAGTTCGTGA
- a CDS encoding zinc-dependent dehydrogenase, translating into MKALRFYAPEDVRLVDVPEPETGRDEVKIRVRNCSTCGTDVKIFHNGHVNITGETTMGHEIAGEVVEVGEDALGGFQVGDRVQCIAAVPCGECHECKKGWMEVCENQTSVGYQYDGGFAEYMIVPHQVLKVDGLNRIPDNVGFDEASAAEPFACAINAQEQLGIEEGDFTVVFGAGPIGCMHIRIARGVHKVGPVVLVDINDERLQMSAEAVQPDHVINSAKEDLVAKVMELTGGRGADVIITATPANVTQEQAVAMAARQGRISFFGGLPKNDPVIQLDSNVVHYRQLHIHGANGSSPDHNKRALEYISTGQVPVKDLITRHLPLEQALEAFRIVQAGEAIKVTVEP; encoded by the coding sequence ATGAAGGCACTGCGCTTCTACGCCCCCGAGGACGTCCGGCTGGTCGACGTCCCCGAGCCCGAGACCGGCCGGGACGAGGTCAAGATCCGGGTCCGCAACTGCTCGACGTGCGGCACGGACGTGAAGATCTTCCACAACGGCCACGTCAACATCACCGGCGAGACGACCATGGGCCACGAGATCGCCGGCGAGGTGGTCGAGGTCGGCGAGGACGCGCTGGGCGGGTTCCAGGTCGGCGACCGGGTCCAGTGCATCGCGGCCGTCCCCTGTGGGGAGTGTCACGAGTGCAAGAAGGGCTGGATGGAGGTCTGCGAGAACCAGACCTCGGTCGGCTACCAGTACGACGGCGGGTTCGCCGAGTACATGATCGTGCCGCACCAGGTGCTCAAGGTCGACGGCTTGAACCGGATCCCCGACAACGTGGGCTTCGACGAGGCCTCGGCCGCCGAGCCGTTCGCGTGCGCGATCAACGCCCAGGAGCAGCTCGGCATCGAGGAGGGCGACTTCACCGTCGTCTTCGGCGCCGGCCCGATCGGCTGCATGCACATCCGGATCGCCCGCGGCGTGCACAAGGTCGGCCCGGTCGTCCTGGTCGACATCAACGACGAGCGGCTGCAGATGTCCGCCGAGGCCGTTCAGCCCGACCACGTGATCAACTCCGCGAAGGAGGACTTGGTCGCGAAGGTGATGGAGCTGACCGGCGGTCGCGGCGCGGACGTCATCATCACCGCCACCCCGGCCAACGTCACCCAGGAGCAGGCCGTCGCGATGGCCGCGCGCCAGGGCCGGATCTCGTTCTTCGGCGGCCTGCCCAAGAACGACCCGGTGATCCAGCTCGACTCCAACGTCGTGCACTACCGCCAGCTGCACATCCACGGCGCCAACGGCTCCTCGCCCGACCACAACAAGCGGGCGCTGGAGTACATCTCCACCGGCCAGGTCCCGGTCAAGGACCTGATCACCCGCCACCTCCCGCTCGAGCAGGCCCTGGAGGCGTTCCGCATCGTCCAGGCCGGCGAGGCGATCAAGGTGACCGTCGAGCCCTGA
- the ptsP gene encoding phosphoenolpyruvate--protein phosphotransferase, with protein MVTTDAASDDRQLRGTPVVPGLAYGPALLVRTEVAEQAISAYGDGGHADADAALAAYDTAAAAVAEGFEAKAGRASGAAAEVLTASAGLARDKGLRGGVKKRLGSGEDLIAAVRGSVEQFVGVFTSMGGLMAERATDLKDIEKRVVARLVGEPEPGVQLPDEPAVLVAEDLAPADTAGLDPAVVLALVTERGGSTSHTAIIARQLGLPCIVGVAGALELAAGSPVLVDGVAGTVATGVDPDEARRLVEEDRVLRAELESWTGPAETTDGTRVKVLANVADGESAAAAAAGPVEGVGLFRTELSFLNRKDEPSVEEQADIYAAVLDPFEGRYVVVRTLDAGSDKPIAFATHEGEENPALGVRGLRLSFDNPGLLERQLDGIARAAERTGTETWVMAPMVATVAEARDFAEQVRGRGLKAGVMVEVPSAALLAHRMLEAVDFLSIGTNDLTQYAMATDRMATDLAHLTDPWQPAVLQLVAITAEAGKQAGKPVGVCGEAAADPLLALVLVGMGITSLSMAAAAVRPVGAQLSRVSMDTCERAAEAALAAPDPLTARDAVRALLG; from the coding sequence ATGGTCACAACTGATGCCGCCTCTGACGACCGCCAGCTGCGGGGTACGCCGGTCGTGCCCGGGTTGGCCTACGGGCCCGCGCTGCTCGTGCGCACGGAGGTCGCCGAGCAGGCGATCAGTGCGTACGGCGACGGCGGGCATGCGGACGCCGACGCCGCGCTCGCGGCCTACGACACCGCGGCCGCGGCCGTCGCGGAGGGCTTCGAGGCCAAGGCGGGTCGCGCCTCGGGAGCGGCGGCGGAGGTGCTCACCGCGAGCGCCGGCCTGGCCCGTGACAAGGGGCTGCGCGGAGGCGTGAAGAAGCGCCTGGGCTCGGGAGAGGACCTGATCGCCGCCGTCCGCGGGTCGGTCGAGCAGTTCGTCGGGGTGTTCACTTCGATGGGCGGCCTGATGGCCGAGCGCGCCACCGACCTCAAGGACATCGAGAAGCGGGTGGTCGCCCGCCTCGTCGGCGAGCCCGAGCCCGGGGTGCAGCTGCCCGACGAGCCCGCCGTCCTGGTCGCGGAGGACCTCGCCCCCGCCGACACCGCCGGCCTGGACCCGGCCGTGGTGCTCGCGCTGGTGACCGAGCGGGGCGGCTCCACGAGCCACACGGCCATCATCGCTCGCCAGCTCGGGCTGCCCTGCATCGTCGGGGTCGCGGGCGCGCTGGAGCTGGCCGCCGGGTCCCCGGTGCTGGTCGACGGCGTGGCCGGGACCGTGGCGACCGGCGTCGACCCCGACGAGGCCCGGCGCCTGGTCGAGGAGGACCGGGTGCTGCGCGCGGAGCTGGAGTCGTGGACGGGGCCGGCCGAGACCACCGACGGGACCCGGGTGAAGGTGCTGGCCAACGTCGCCGACGGCGAGTCCGCGGCTGCCGCGGCCGCCGGCCCCGTGGAGGGCGTCGGCCTCTTCCGTACCGAGCTGAGCTTCCTCAACCGCAAGGACGAGCCGTCCGTGGAGGAGCAGGCCGACATCTACGCCGCCGTGCTCGACCCCTTCGAGGGCAGGTACGTCGTGGTCCGCACCCTCGACGCCGGGTCGGACAAGCCGATCGCCTTCGCCACCCACGAGGGGGAGGAGAACCCCGCCCTCGGTGTCCGCGGGCTGCGGCTCTCCTTCGACAACCCCGGGCTGCTCGAGCGGCAGCTGGACGGCATCGCGCGGGCCGCGGAGCGGACCGGCACCGAGACCTGGGTGATGGCGCCCATGGTCGCGACCGTCGCCGAGGCGCGCGACTTCGCCGAGCAGGTCCGCGGTCGCGGCCTCAAGGCCGGCGTCATGGTTGAGGTGCCCAGCGCCGCGCTGCTGGCGCACCGGATGCTGGAGGCGGTCGACTTCCTCTCCATCGGCACCAACGACCTGACGCAGTACGCCATGGCCACCGACCGGATGGCCACCGACCTCGCGCACCTGACCGACCCCTGGCAGCCGGCGGTGCTGCAGCTGGTCGCGATCACCGCGGAGGCGGGCAAGCAGGCCGGCAAGCCGGTCGGGGTCTGCGGTGAGGCGGCGGCCGACCCGCTGCTCGCCCTGGTGCTCGTGGGCATGGGGATCACCTCGCTGTCCATGGCCGCCGCGGCCGTGCGGCCCGTGGGGGCCCAGCTGTCGCGGGTGTCCATGGACACCTGTGAGCGCGCAGCCGAGGCGGCGCTCGCCGCCCCCGACCCGTTGACCGCGCGGGACGCCGTACGCGCCCTGCTCGGGTGA
- a CDS encoding DeoR/GlpR family DNA-binding transcription regulator, giving the protein MYAEERQQAIAALVAREGRASVTGLARELDVTTETVRRDLSALERVGLVRRVHGGAVPASSFTVLEAALGERDVEQVERKDRIAGAALDLLPRTGGTLLFDAGSTTARLAARLPEDRSYTAITHSVPIAARLAPQPHIDLHLLPGHVRTATQAAVGSATVEALRTLRADLAFLGTNGISVSHGLSTPDLDEAVTKRALVASAHRIVVLADSTKIGEERMVQFAALEDVDVVVTDDGIRAADRSAIEAAGVEVVVA; this is encoded by the coding sequence ATGTACGCCGAGGAGCGCCAGCAGGCGATCGCCGCGCTGGTGGCGCGCGAGGGTCGCGCCTCGGTGACCGGTCTCGCCCGGGAGCTCGACGTCACCACCGAGACCGTCCGCCGCGACCTCTCCGCCCTGGAGCGCGTCGGCCTGGTGCGCCGGGTGCACGGCGGAGCCGTCCCCGCCAGCTCGTTCACCGTGCTGGAGGCCGCCCTGGGTGAGCGCGACGTGGAGCAGGTGGAGCGCAAGGACCGGATCGCCGGCGCCGCCCTCGACCTGCTCCCCCGCACCGGCGGCACGCTGCTCTTCGACGCCGGCTCGACGACCGCCCGCCTGGCGGCGCGGCTGCCCGAGGACCGCTCCTACACCGCGATCACCCACAGCGTCCCGATCGCCGCCCGGCTCGCGCCGCAGCCGCACATCGACCTGCACCTGCTGCCCGGCCACGTGCGCACCGCCACCCAGGCCGCGGTCGGCTCGGCGACCGTCGAGGCGCTGCGGACCCTGCGTGCCGACCTGGCCTTCCTCGGCACCAACGGCATCTCGGTCTCCCACGGGCTCTCCACGCCCGACCTGGACGAGGCCGTCACCAAGCGGGCGCTGGTGGCGAGCGCGCACCGCATCGTCGTCCTCGCCGACTCCACCAAGATCGGAGAGGAACGCATGGTCCAGTTCGCCGCCCTGGAGGACGTCGACGTCGTGGTCACCGATGACGGGATCCGCGCCGCCGACCGCTCCGCGATCGAGGCCGCCGGTGTCGAGGTCGTGGTCGCATGA
- a CDS encoding 1-phosphofructokinase family hexose kinase, with product MIVTLTANPSVDRTVTLAGPLQRGAVQRLTSVTSQAGGKGVNISRAAVAAEVTTLAILPAAPADPFVVSLGEDSIPCLPVGPAGPVRTNLTVTEPDGTTTKLNSPGAEATPALLDALAEAVLAQATEAAWVVVAGSIPPGVPAGWYAELMAAVRHTPARIAVDTSEAPLVALVDGLPGSAPDLMKPNGDELASFTGADAATLESDPQAAARAAATLVDRGVGAVLATLGAHGAVLVTAEGAWHATPPPTTVVSTVGAGDSSLFGYLLGDVRGDAEPDRLALGVAYGSAAAGLPGTTIPHPSQTRPDLVEVRPLELPSGAPT from the coding sequence ATGATCGTCACCCTGACCGCCAACCCCAGCGTGGACCGCACCGTCACGCTCGCCGGGCCGCTCCAGCGCGGAGCGGTGCAGCGCCTCACCTCCGTCACCTCGCAGGCCGGAGGCAAGGGGGTCAACATCTCCCGCGCCGCCGTGGCCGCCGAGGTGACCACCCTGGCGATCCTGCCCGCCGCACCCGCGGACCCGTTCGTGGTCTCGCTCGGCGAGGACTCGATCCCCTGCCTGCCGGTCGGCCCGGCCGGCCCGGTCCGCACCAACCTGACCGTCACCGAGCCCGACGGCACCACCACCAAGCTCAACTCCCCCGGCGCCGAGGCCACCCCGGCCCTGCTGGACGCCCTCGCCGAGGCCGTGCTCGCCCAGGCCACCGAGGCTGCGTGGGTGGTCGTGGCGGGGTCGATCCCGCCGGGCGTCCCGGCCGGGTGGTACGCCGAGCTGATGGCCGCCGTACGCCACACCCCCGCGCGGATCGCGGTCGACACCAGCGAGGCTCCGCTCGTCGCTCTCGTCGACGGGCTCCCCGGGAGCGCACCGGACCTGATGAAGCCCAACGGGGACGAGCTCGCCTCGTTCACCGGCGCCGACGCCGCCACCCTGGAGTCCGACCCGCAGGCGGCGGCCCGCGCGGCCGCCACCCTGGTCGACCGGGGCGTCGGCGCGGTCCTGGCCACGCTCGGCGCGCACGGCGCCGTGCTGGTCACCGCGGAGGGCGCCTGGCACGCCACGCCCCCGCCCACGACCGTCGTCAGCACCGTCGGTGCCGGCGACTCCAGCCTGTTCGGCTACCTCCTCGGCGACGTGCGAGGAGACGCGGAACCGGACCGGCTGGCTCTCGGGGTCGCCTACGGCAGCGCCGCCGCAGGCCTCCCCGGCACGACCATTCCGCACCCATCGCAGACCCGCCCCGACCTGGTCGAGGTGCGTCCGCTCGAACTCCCCTCCGGAGCCCCGACATGA
- a CDS encoding PTS fructose transporter subunit IIABC, protein MTQMITPELVRLDVDLGETKQDVIRALADVVADAGRTDDAPQLVEDALAREETSATGLPGGIAIPHCRTPAVEVPTLAFARLSPAVDFGAKDGPADLAFLIAAPAGGDADHLKLLTKLARALVKAEFTDSLRSAETPEEIVELVGGVVGDAPAPAAQTTAQTTAETPAEKPGPTAAAESSAAPVAGAAAGAADDRRRRLVAVTACPTGIAHTYMAAEALEAAAKKAGVDIEVETQGSAGSTPLGQQTIADADAVIFAVDVGVRDRGRFAGKPVVSSGVKRPIDEGDAMIAEALRYADDPERAPKVEGSSGGDGAGQSSTATESWGGKVRRVLMTGVSYMIPFVAAGGLLIALGFLLGGYTITGPAGEIVTDNTLFNLPDLQELGLENALFDSALMAYLGALLFTLGSAAFGFLVPALAGYIAYAIADRPGIAPGFVMGALAGLVNSGFIGGIIGGVLAGLVAHWIAGWKVPAWARGLMPVLVIPLLATLISGAIMVIVLGKPLAALMDALTDGLNSMTGGSAIVLGIVLGLMMAFDMGGPLNKTAYAFATAGLGAAATASGNAPQLRVMAAVMLAGMVPPLALALATAVRPRLFTVPERENGKAAWAMGASFITEGAIPFAAADPLRVIPAIMAGSAVTGALSMAFDVGLRAPHGGIFVLFAVSNIVGFLIALVAGVLVGAAAVVALKSIGRPDTDVATV, encoded by the coding sequence ATGACCCAGATGATCACCCCCGAGCTCGTCCGTCTCGACGTGGACCTCGGCGAGACCAAGCAGGACGTCATCCGCGCCCTGGCCGACGTCGTCGCCGACGCCGGCCGCACCGACGACGCACCCCAGCTCGTCGAGGACGCCCTCGCGCGGGAGGAGACCTCCGCCACGGGCCTGCCTGGCGGCATCGCCATCCCGCACTGCCGTACGCCGGCGGTCGAGGTCCCGACCCTCGCCTTCGCCCGGCTCTCGCCCGCTGTCGACTTCGGCGCCAAGGACGGACCGGCCGACCTGGCCTTCCTGATCGCGGCGCCGGCCGGCGGCGACGCCGACCACCTCAAGCTGCTCACCAAACTCGCCCGGGCCCTGGTGAAGGCGGAGTTCACCGACAGCCTGCGCTCGGCCGAGACGCCCGAGGAGATCGTCGAGCTGGTCGGCGGCGTGGTGGGCGACGCACCCGCCCCCGCCGCGCAGACCACAGCGCAGACCACTGCGGAGACCCCCGCCGAGAAGCCCGGGCCGACCGCGGCCGCGGAGTCCTCCGCCGCTCCGGTCGCCGGGGCCGCCGCCGGGGCTGCCGACGACCGGCGCCGCCGCCTCGTCGCGGTGACCGCCTGCCCCACGGGCATCGCCCACACCTACATGGCCGCCGAGGCCCTCGAGGCCGCGGCGAAGAAGGCCGGGGTCGACATCGAGGTCGAGACCCAGGGCTCCGCCGGCTCCACCCCGCTGGGCCAACAGACGATCGCCGACGCCGACGCGGTCATCTTCGCCGTCGACGTGGGCGTGCGGGACCGCGGTCGGTTCGCCGGCAAGCCCGTCGTCTCCTCGGGCGTGAAGCGCCCGATCGACGAGGGCGACGCGATGATCGCCGAGGCGCTGCGCTACGCCGACGACCCCGAGCGTGCCCCCAAGGTCGAGGGCAGCAGCGGCGGGGACGGCGCGGGCCAGTCCTCCACCGCGACCGAGTCGTGGGGCGGCAAGGTACGCCGGGTCCTGATGACCGGCGTCTCCTACATGATCCCGTTCGTCGCGGCCGGCGGCCTGCTGATCGCCCTCGGCTTCCTGCTCGGCGGCTACACGATCACCGGCCCGGCCGGCGAGATCGTCACCGACAACACCCTGTTCAACCTGCCGGACCTGCAGGAGCTCGGGCTGGAGAACGCGCTGTTCGACAGCGCGCTGATGGCCTACCTCGGTGCCCTGCTCTTCACCCTCGGCAGCGCGGCCTTCGGCTTCCTGGTGCCGGCGCTGGCCGGCTACATCGCCTACGCCATCGCCGACCGGCCCGGCATCGCCCCCGGCTTCGTGATGGGCGCCCTGGCGGGCCTGGTGAACTCCGGCTTCATCGGCGGCATCATCGGCGGTGTGCTGGCCGGTCTGGTCGCGCACTGGATCGCCGGGTGGAAGGTGCCGGCCTGGGCCCGCGGCCTGATGCCGGTGCTGGTCATCCCGCTGCTGGCGACCCTGATCTCCGGCGCGATCATGGTGATCGTCCTCGGCAAGCCGCTCGCGGCGCTGATGGACGCCCTGACCGACGGGCTGAACAGCATGACCGGCGGATCGGCGATCGTGCTGGGCATCGTGCTCGGCCTGATGATGGCCTTCGACATGGGCGGCCCGCTCAACAAGACCGCCTACGCCTTCGCCACCGCCGGGCTCGGCGCCGCGGCCACGGCGAGCGGCAACGCCCCGCAGCTGCGGGTGATGGCCGCGGTGATGCTGGCCGGCATGGTGCCCCCGCTGGCGCTGGCCCTGGCGACCGCCGTACGTCCTCGCCTGTTCACCGTGCCCGAGCGCGAGAACGGCAAGGCTGCCTGGGCGATGGGCGCCTCGTTCATCACCGAGGGCGCGATCCCGTTCGCGGCCGCCGACCCGCTGCGGGTGATCCCCGCGATCATGGCCGGTTCAGCGGTCACCGGCGCGCTCTCCATGGCCTTCGACGTGGGCCTGCGCGCCCCGCACGGCGGCATCTTCGTGCTGTTCGCCGTGAGCAACATCGTCGGCTTCCTCATCGCGCTCGTCGCCGGCGTGCTCGTCGGCGCCGCGGCCGTGGTGGCGCTGAAGTCCATCGGCCGGCCCGACACCGACGTGGCCACCGTCTGA
- a CDS encoding HPr family phosphocarrier protein — translation MPSKTVKVGSSVGLHARPAAIISEAAGELGSEVTIGIPGDEPVDASSSLLIMTLGASAGDEVEVSSDDQEALDKIAALVEQDLDA, via the coding sequence ATGCCCAGCAAGACCGTCAAGGTCGGCTCGTCCGTCGGCCTGCACGCCCGCCCCGCCGCGATCATCAGCGAGGCCGCCGGCGAGCTCGGCTCCGAGGTGACCATCGGCATCCCCGGCGACGAGCCGGTGGACGCCAGCTCGTCCCTGCTCATCATGACCCTCGGCGCCTCGGCCGGCGACGAGGTCGAGGTCAGCAGCGACGACCAGGAGGCGCTGGACAAGATCGCCGCGCTGGTCGAGCAGGACCTGGACGCCTGA
- a CDS encoding bifunctional riboflavin kinase/FAD synthetase, producing the protein MQIWRSFDEVPADIGRTVVTVGNFDGVHRGHAHVVRRACEISRERGIDRVVVATFDPHPMAVLRPEHAPVALTTIEDRAALLAEAGADDVLAIPFSREVSTWSPEEFVDRVLVGCLHAAAVVVGANFRFGHKAAGDVGILRELGAERDFTVEGIALDGGPQVWSSTYVRQSLAGGDVTGAAEALGRPVVVRGPVVEGDRRGRELGFPTANVAPGEVAVPADGVYAGWLTRLDTDERFPAAISVGTNPTFDGHRDPRVEAYALDRDDLDLYGVPVEVEFVARLRGMIRFDGVEPLVEQMRDDVRRTRELLRD; encoded by the coding sequence GTGCAGATCTGGCGATCCTTCGACGAGGTACCCGCCGACATCGGCCGCACCGTCGTCACGGTCGGCAACTTCGACGGCGTGCACCGCGGTCATGCTCACGTGGTCCGGCGCGCCTGCGAGATCTCCCGCGAGCGGGGGATCGACCGGGTCGTGGTCGCGACGTTCGACCCGCACCCGATGGCGGTACTGCGGCCCGAGCACGCACCGGTGGCGCTGACCACCATCGAGGACCGGGCCGCCCTGCTCGCCGAGGCCGGTGCCGACGACGTGCTGGCGATCCCGTTCAGCCGGGAGGTCTCCACCTGGAGCCCCGAGGAGTTCGTCGACCGGGTGCTCGTCGGCTGCCTGCACGCCGCCGCCGTAGTGGTGGGCGCGAACTTCCGGTTCGGCCACAAGGCGGCGGGGGACGTCGGCATCCTCCGCGAGCTGGGGGCCGAGCGGGACTTCACCGTCGAGGGGATCGCCCTGGACGGCGGGCCGCAGGTGTGGTCCTCGACCTATGTCCGGCAGAGCCTGGCCGGCGGGGACGTCACCGGCGCCGCCGAGGCGCTGGGTCGCCCGGTCGTGGTCCGCGGCCCGGTCGTCGAGGGGGACCGGCGGGGTCGCGAGCTGGGCTTCCCGACCGCGAACGTCGCCCCGGGCGAGGTCGCCGTGCCCGCCGACGGGGTCTACGCCGGCTGGCTGACCCGCCTGGACACCGACGAGCGCTTCCCGGCCGCCATCTCGGTGGGGACCAACCCCACCTTCGACGGCCACCGCGACCCGCGGGTCGAGGCCTACGCCCTGGACCGCGACGACCTGGACCTCTACGGGGTCCCGGTCGAGGTCGAGTTCGTCGCCCGGCTGCGCGGGATGATCCGCTTCGACGGGGTCGAGCCCCTGGTCGAGCAGATGCGCGACGACGTACGTCGCACCCGCGAGCTGCTCCGGGACTGA
- the truB gene encoding tRNA pseudouridine(55) synthase TruB: protein MPGLVVVDKPSGMTSHDVVSRGRRLLGTRKVGHAGTLDPMATGVLVLGVGRATRLLGHLTLTDKAYDATIRLGASTTTDDAEGEVTATADTSGLDPADVERALERFVGDIEQVPTSVSAVKVEGKRAYQRVREGEEVRLDARPVTVHELTLHEQRPGERFELDVSLRCSSGTYVRAIARDLGAALGVGGHLTALRRTAVGPFGLDRARTLDDLAEDPVVVPLAEAAREGFAAVDLDDAQARDVGFGRPLDLRLEGLSALFAPDGTFLALYRPDPAGGARPVAVFVG, encoded by the coding sequence ATGCCCGGGCTGGTGGTGGTCGACAAGCCCTCGGGCATGACGTCGCATGACGTCGTGTCCCGAGGGCGTCGGCTGCTGGGGACGCGCAAGGTCGGGCACGCCGGCACCCTGGACCCGATGGCCACCGGTGTGCTCGTGCTGGGCGTCGGGCGGGCCACCCGGCTGCTGGGGCACCTGACCCTGACCGACAAGGCGTACGACGCCACGATCCGGCTGGGCGCGTCGACGACCACCGACGACGCCGAGGGCGAGGTGACCGCCACGGCGGACACCTCCGGGCTCGACCCCGCGGACGTCGAGCGGGCGCTGGAGCGCTTCGTCGGCGACATCGAGCAGGTCCCGACCTCGGTGTCGGCGGTCAAGGTCGAGGGCAAGCGCGCGTACCAGCGGGTGCGCGAGGGCGAGGAGGTCCGGCTCGACGCCCGCCCGGTGACCGTGCACGAGTTGACGCTGCACGAGCAGCGGCCGGGGGAGCGCTTCGAGCTGGACGTCTCGCTGCGCTGCTCCAGCGGCACCTACGTCCGCGCGATCGCCCGCGACCTCGGTGCGGCGCTGGGCGTGGGCGGCCACCTGACGGCGCTGCGCCGTACCGCCGTCGGGCCGTTCGGCCTGGACCGCGCGCGCACCCTGGACGACCTGGCCGAGGACCCGGTCGTGGTCCCGCTCGCCGAGGCGGCGCGCGAGGGCTTCGCCGCGGTCGACCTGGACGACGCCCAGGCCCGCGACGTCGGCTTCGGCCGGCCGCTGGACCTGCGCCTGGAGGGGCTGAGCGCGCTCTTCGCCCCCGACGGCACCTTCCTCGCGCTCTACCGTCCCGACCCGGCCGGCGGCGCGCGACCGGTGGCGGTCTTCGTCGGCTGA